The Triticum aestivum cultivar Chinese Spring chromosome 3A, IWGSC CS RefSeq v2.1, whole genome shotgun sequence genome includes a region encoding these proteins:
- the LOC123056854 gene encoding uncharacterized protein, with protein sequence MACAACGCTCSAGGEAPRDELKAPLLVDIETGPSPITATPADSEVDNGMEKGSMIVTSIARGLLLLLWLYLVDLLRRPLMDDDNEFHSLHVTFAVFSAALVGIVFLQICVSISVPTDASGVPIGFEL encoded by the exons ATGGCGTGCGCCGCGTGCGGCTGCACCTGCAGCGCCGGCGGCGAAGCACCCAGGGATGAGCTGAAGGCGCCACTGCTGGTGGATATCGAGACCGGACCCAGCCCCATCACGGCGACACCGGCGGACAGCGAGGTCGACAACGGGATGGAGAAGGGCAGCATGATCGTCACCTCCATTGCCCGA GGATTGTTGCTCTTGCTGTGGTTGTATCTGGTTGATTTACTGAGGAGACCTTTGATGGACGACGATAATGAATTCCATTCGTTACACGTAACTTTTGCTGTTTTCTCGGCCGCACTCGTGGGTATCGTTTTCTTGCAAATCTGTGTGTCCATATCCGTTCCTACGGATGCCTCTGGAGTTCCTATAGGGTTTGAACTTTGA